The sequence AATTCCAGAATAGGCACATCACAGCAATCGCCGTATTTCTCCAGAAAGCGGTCATGGTATTCTTTGATATGCGCAAATCCTGCTTCAGACTCGGAAAGCAACCATAAGATCTCGCCAACTTTTGCCGCTTCTTCGCCGATGGATTCATGGAGTTCAATGTTTTGCCTGGAAAGAGCCAAATCCACTTGTACGGCAGATTTAGTCTCTCCGTATTGCTTCATATATTCCGTCATTTCCTGGTAGATCTCCAAACCTTCTCCCAGGGAACAATCATCATATTGCCGGATCAAGGACTGAACCTGTGTCAGCATCCGCTTTTCTTCATCGACACCTTCCAGAGGCTCGAGTCGCTCCAAAAGATATTCCAAAGGAGAGGGAACAGTTAAAGGCGGACGAAGTTCGCTGATGAGAAACTCCTTTGAAAACAATGTCCATACAAAATTCGTGATGACTTGTTCGGCTGCTTCCTGTCCTTCTTGATACAGGCTGGTTAGTTTATGTACTAAATCCGCAAATAAAATAGGCTGTGCCGCAAATTCCAGCGCAGTCATAGCGGGAGGGGTAGCCCGAACCGATATTTTGTCATCCTGACTGTTTTCAACATTTTGAGCTTGCCCGGTGAGTGTTGGATACAGGAATTCAATCCGGCTGCCGGTACACTGAACAGCATGGTTTCGCGTCACCCGAAGCTGCCTGACCACATCCAACCGCTCTTCCAAACGGTGTACTACAAATAATAGCCATTCCATATCTGGACGTGTGCGCTTTGTATAATATTCGGGAGGATTCAAACGAACATCGGTTTTTTCAGCCAAATGACCGGCGGTCACACCTGCAAACAAGCCAAATGGAGTAGGACGAGTCGACATACGGGAAAGATACTTTAACACACTCGAAGCCACCTGCTTTGTTTTCCGCTCATCCGATCGGTTTACCAAATGAGGCAAAGCTTCATATAACCTCGGACTTGCTACTGCGATAGCTTCCTTTACATAGCTGTTATCAAGCAGTTCACGTAAAGACTCTATATAATAGTCTCCTCCTTGAATCTCGCGGAACGAATTGAGCGGTAATAATGGCATACGCATCATGAAAAAAGGAAGGGGAGCAAATAACGAGCTTGTTGCAGTGACCGGTTTATCGCTAATTATATGAGCCATTTTAACTCCATCCTTTGTCAAATGATAGATTATGATAAAGGAAGAGGAGAGAGAACCATAGCCCCTCTTCATCGGTCTTACAGGTTAATGAATTAGGCAATTACCAGCACAAGTAACAGCTGTTACATAGGGTAGCTGTTGGACAGCCTTGTGTACAATAAACTGTATCCGTTCGGGGTTCAACTTTGCTGCTGCTTTTTAAAACTTGAATGTCCAACTCAAAGATATTTTTGTCTGCCATTGCCTCTATCTCCTTTAACAAGCTTGAAGTCACAATAACAGCATATGCAGCATGAAAGAGGGGAAAGAAGAGAGATAACGGATTATCTCTCTTCTTCGGTCTTATCAATTCATTAACATGGCGATTTGTAAGTACAATTAAATGCGCAGCTGGTACACAGGGTAGCTGTAGGATTACAGCCTGGTGTACACGCAAATGCACTTGTGACTTGGGGTTCAACTTTGCTGGCGCTCTTTAAAACTTGAACGTCCAATTCAAAAATCTTTTTGTCTGCCATTGTTGTTGCCTCCTAATAATATTTATTTTTAAAATACGTGCTCTGAAGGAACATCGTATCTTAAATCATGTGGAACCTACCCTGCTGCTTATTACTTGTACCGTTAACTACAATGAAATAGTATCATGTCCGAAATTGAAAAATAACGTAATATCAGGCAAAATAAGGTTGCTTATTTACGCAATTTTACATATTAATAGAATATTTCATCATTACGACTTTCGTTGCATCATTGTAGATTTCATAGCGCGCAGATGAACATCCACTTCCATCAAACTAATGGTTTCTTGGCCGGATTCCGCAATCCGGAAGCATCAAGAACAACGACGGTTACGCGTGAAGTCATAAAAAAATCCTCCTTTGCCTCTACCTGTTTTTGCAAAACAGATAGTTCAAAAGAGGATCTCTCGCAGGAAATCCTATGCGAAAAATGCATAAAAATCAACATCCGAGTTTCGTATAAACTAAGATAGGTTTGGGTGATGAATATGTATAAAAAGATTCGGGATTTACGGGAAGACAAAGATTTGACCCAGCAAGAGCTGGCAAATATGCTTCACATCACGCAAGCTACCTATTCCCGTTTTAAAAGCCGAAAGTTGGATATATCGACCGCGGCCCTCAATTCAACAGATTTTTGCAGAAAGGGTGAGGATAAAGTGAGAAGCCTTTTGGAGGAATTGTATCATGGCAATCTGTGTCCCGATGAAAAAGTAATCTCCAACGACCCGAATTATCGGCAGATCAGCCGAAAGACATCCGAGGCGATAGAAGCTTGGAAAAAGCGGTATTCCGAGGAGGAATTTGAGGAGCTTGAGGCTCTGCTGGACTTGTATGCTCAAACGCATGGAATGGAGTTGGCCTCTTCTTTTACATACGGCTTCCGGCTTGGAGCAGGAATGATGGTTGAGATATTAACCGGGAAGGACTAGCTTGCTCGCAAGCTGAGTACCTTTCCTGATGCTCCGATACTAAGGAATATAATTCCACTTCGGCTAATAGCATGAGCGAATGCCTGAATGTTTTGGACACGAAAAAAATCGCACGGATACCCGTTTAAAACGGGGCCATGCGATTATTTCCAATATCCTTTAATTTCTTCAAATCATCAGTTGGGGCTTTCAATGACTGTGAGATCCCACCAGTTCCCAGAGACCGTGATCATGCAAAGCAATCTGATGCTGTTGCCGTAGTAAGTATTATTAGATGTAGGAGAACTCATAGTGCTTTTCCATAGTGCATTCAGCCATTTTTGATTACTTGGGTCTACCATAGCACTAGCTACAAAAGGCGCAGAGAAAGCAATAGCGGAATCGGTATCGTTCAACGACTCTCCGTTTAGTTTATACCCTGCTATAATCTTCCTCGGATTGTCAGTTGTTTTTTGTTGTATCCACGCATTCATTTTTCTTATCTGGCCCAGTGCCCGTGTATCTCCTGTCAGCAAGTAATCAATGGGAACTCTCCATGGGACCCGTGCTGCGTTCCAACTGAAGCATCCATCCCGATCTGTTTCCAGAAAATAGGCAGGCGCTGGTGCATAAGCACTGCGATTCCATACGACAAAATCCGGAAGTAAACAGGTAGTTGGGCTATATTTTCTTGAAATAGAGTTGATCATTTTGTGTGTATCATTTACACTTTTCCCCAGTTTTTATCACCTTTGTCCAGTCTAAATTTTCTTTGATAATGAGAAGGGTAGTAAAAACAATAGAACTACTAAAATTGTTGGGTCGGTATCAAAAATTTAAATCCATTCGTTTTTTGAGCTTACAATGTCTTATTTTTTTTAACAAAATTAAAAAGTACCTTTATTGCTTTGACATAATTTCCATCTGAAACTTTTAAACCAAGTACTTTTATATTTTTATTATTTAAGTTTCTTATTTCCTCATATTCAGGATTAAAAAGAACAATATAATGGACAGTATCCAAGATTTTAACTAATTTGTTGTACATATCAACAAAAAATTTATCCTTAAATGAGAAACCAATAAACAATAGTGGTCTACTTCCAAGGATTGCAGCCAACTGAACTAATGTGCCTCTCTTAGAGTACAACTTATCATAATCCTTCTTAGTGACAATCATTGAAGGTTTCCGATTAATGTGACCATGCAAGTGAATGATACTATTTCCGGTTGTAGACATATTTCTTAAATTTCCAATCTCATCCATGCAAACAGGAGTATTATAGCAACTCACTTTTGTCATAAAGTGTTCCATTGCTAAGTCATAATTCGTTGTAACGTAGTAATCGGATTTTAGATCAATAATGTCATCAAAATTATGTTCTTCATCATCAATTTTCACATCAGCATGCGACATTATATTTATAATTTCATCCTTTAATCTATCTTCATTTGTTATATAGTATGAATTATCGATTAAATACTCTAGTCCACCGAAAAAGTTACCTTTATTGATAAAATCTTTATAAGCTTCTCTCTGAAAATTTTGAGGAAGGTGCTCTTCAAATCTTTTAAGCAACCCCTCCCAATTTGGTAACTTAAGAGGTGTTGATACTCCTGCACCAAGAAAAGGAATTACTTCATCAATTTCTTTAGCTAAACTCTCAAAATTCTTAATTAATTCCTGCATTAAGTATTTTTCTTCATCTTTACTTGCTAGATATTGTAGTATTTCTTCATAACTTTTCCTAGTAAAATGGTACACTCGATTTACTTCATGATTTTCCAATCCTTCATGAAGTATAACATTACAGTAGCGACACCTTGTTGATAAATTGTCTGTCTCTTCATCTTCATCATTATCATGACAAAAATATTTAAAATTAATATCTAACAGACCTTCATTGTGTAGTTTTTCGCAGATTAAAACTCTTAATGGAGAAACAATTTGAGTTATATCATCATCATTAAACAAGTTAGTACCATATTCATTTACAAGCTCGTTAATGCATTCTTTAATCTCATCATCTGTATGAAAAGATTCATGTTTGACGGTATTTATTAATGTTTCCAATGACATGGTGAATAATCTCCTTATTATGATGTCTGCCTGCAATTAATGTAATTTTCAAATACTCCTTCTTAGATTCTATTGTTGTTTGAATAACATCATCATCTTCGTCATCTTTAAGATCAAAGAACCAGGACATTGACCATTTATCTAATTTTTCTGTGTTTTCGAAGTCTGTTAATAAACTATATAAAGTATCTGAACTAGCGATAGGTCTTTTAGCTGTAGATGTGCCTGTAGAACTTCTATTAGTTCTTGAATTTTTATAATCTATTTTTGTTGGGTAACCTATCAATGACAGTTCTCTAGCTTTAGTTCTTAAATCACTTGCGTCCATGTTTGTGCTTATGTACACTCCTAGTAAAAGAGCTTGTAACTTTTTTTCTAAATTTTCTGTTTCATTTCTAGTGGGCTTATTTCCAAGTTCACTAATTTTCCGAATAAGTTGCTTCACTTTCTTTTGTACTAAGTCATTTGTGTTTTCAAAAACCATCTTTCGAGGCTCTTCTACCAATCGATCAAATAAATCTGCACACAATTTATACATCCCTTTTTGATCATCAATAGTTGAAGGTTTTATTATTTTTATACCTAGCAATGAAGAAACCTTTTCTTTTAGGTATGAGTGATACTTATAAACAGAGTATTCCTCTTTACCTTCATTTTCTTTCTCTGATATATTCTTCTCTCTGGGTGCTAAACCAGCTGGATTTCTCGTATAAATAGTGAAGGTTTGCTTATTGAAATCTATTTCCACAGCTCCAAGCAAATACTCATTTTTCACTTGGTCATTTTGCTGTCTTCTATATACATTCCTTCCAAACAAAAGCCTAGCTGAAGAAATTTCACCATCATTTTCTACACAATCATAACCAGCAATAAAGTTAGCTCCTTCTTTACTAACATTAATCGTATCCATTAAATAGAATCCTTTATTTGATAAGTAAGGATATAAGGAACTTGATAAATTCACTTTAAATTCATCAATTAGGCTAGATACCCTTTTAAAAAATATCTCTTTTGATATCTTTTTTGTTTCTATATTAAATAAGTAAATATTTGTAAGCCTTCCATAAATAATATGCTCGAAAAATAATTCATTAATCACTCTCATTTTTTCTCTGTTTTCACCAAAAACTTCAACGAGCTTTGTATAATATCCCCTAAAGTCACCTTCATTCCCAAAATAGTCAAGCTTGTTTTCTATTTCTAATTTGAATGTTTTTAGTTTTGTATATTCAAGAAATTTTACGCCAGCAAATGCATACGAACTTGGATTCACTTCCATAAAACACCTCAAATTTAAATTAATTGTAATTAAGTATGCTTTCATTATTCAACAAATAAATCATTATTCCTTTTTTATACGTCATCTTTCAACAAATCCTGCTATAAAAGAGAACCCTCCACTACTCCTCAACTTCTACAAATGTGATTAAATCTATTCCATTTATCTACAAAGATAGTTACAATGACCTATACATATATTACCATAACTTAAATGAATAGGAGCTAAGAAATTTGGCTAGAAGACGAAAATGCAATTGATTATGAATTTGTCTTAGTTTATGTCTTCATCTGGCCTTCATTAAATAGTGGAGTATTGCTGGGAGAGGCATTGCTAAAACCTACTAATTATCGTCGTTGCATTTTTTACAATAACGATTTGCCTAAGTATAGAGCTCGCCTTATCTTGTCACCAGCACTAAAGAAGATCGTTATACAAGCCAAGCGATGGAATATGAAGCGATTCAGCAGACTCATACTAAGAATGTAAATAGCTGTGCCGACTCGGGGGTCATATCCATCAGCGGGTTTACAGACCTTTATCATCTCCTTTGATTGGTATTTTTTATCTTTGGAGCTATAGATGTACCCAGCCCTAATCCTACAAGTCATTTTGAAAAAAAGGTAGAAACCACCCCCTACCCCTCACCGGTTTCACTTTATCAGGATTTATCCCCTCCCTTTTATGATGTGCATCATCAATCTTGATCGCATTTTCTGGCATCCTTCAATTCCTGAAACTCCATTTCTAAGTTTTTTTGTCCAGTATGCCAATTCTCCCACTCCCTTTTTTCATTTTCGTAGTCTTCACTATTTACAATGCGTGGGCGAATTTCGCTAGTTTCTTTAGTCGGATTAGTAGCAAATATATAGCGATGAGCATTTTCTGCAATAAATCGATTCAGCATCGTAGAAAGTTCTTTTGAAATATTATTCAACGTTACTCTTTCACCAACTTTAGCATACAACAACAGACTTGGAGATAATGGAAATATGATTTCTGTTCCTTCATTTCCCCACCCACCTTTAAAATCATATGATCCTGCATTGTAGTAATTTAACTTAACTACTGGATTGTCACTTGTTAACCACTCTACCCCTTCAGGTGCAAGGAGGATACTCCAAGTATGCTTATTCAATACTTTGTAAGTACTTGAAAGGGTATGTCGAATAGAAAACAACCATAACCCTCGCCCTAATAGCACCTCTGCCTTTAAATACCCCCGTTCAGAGTTATTATCAATCTCTTTAGACACTCTCATAGGGATAATCCCAAAATCTGTATAATTCTTATGAGTTGGAATGCTTCCTATGTTCTCGTCTGCTTCCAATCTGTTAACAGAGGATTGTAACACTTCCTCAATGACGGTTGGCATCTCTGAGTTCCAACGATTCATACTATTTATATAATTTGCAGGAGAACGGATATCATGGAGAGCAACAAAACGTAATAAACATTCCCAATCGTGAGTGTTTAATGGCTCGTTAGAACGCACTTTTGATAATGCTATTTGAGCAGGAGTCTCAATTTCCTGATCCATCCATATTTCGAATTCGTCAGAATCTCTTCCTACAATACTCCGTGTAAATAGATGCTGATGATTAGCTATACTCTTGATTGACGATTGTGACCAAATTGGGACCGAATTATGTGAAACCAAAATCCGGTAGTTCCATACTCTATTATGGTTATTGCCCCATGCTTTTAGGTATGACTGCGAGACATAGTGGTGATTCTTTCGAACATTTGTCATTTGTTGTTCACTCCCCTCTTAGAACCGATAAGAACAAATTAAAGATTTATCACCACCCGAACCAAACCGGCAAGATGACCACATAGCCAAAGACAATCAAATCAAGCTTTGCAATAGGTCCATTAACAACCGAAATTATCGTAGGTATTGGTTCCCCTGCACTTCGTCCAAAATCTGTCACAGTGCCTTTCCCAAAGATGAAAAAGTACCTTCACTATTTTTTTGAAAATTCAACCTTCACTTTATGGATTTGTTATTCCTTTATCTTGTATCCACCAAATAACTTCGGAGAAGCCACCTCTTTACCAAATTCGTCTACAAAGTAGACCTTAACATCATCTTTGCCTGTAATATACATGTACTTCAACACAGTCTGAGAAATTAGAGTGCCATAGGTATCTACGAACCGCTCTTTCTGAAACTCTTGAGAGAGATACCAGGAGTCTGAAACGGTGACATTTATCCCGTCCCAATACTCGTCACGCGGTTTAAGCCTACGTATCACTCCATCCGATTGCTTACAAATCCTCTTTAGTTCCGCCGCCATTTTCTCGGAATTTTGCCTAAGTAGATCAAAAGTAAAAATAAGCTGATTGTGACGATCGACTACTTTATATATAAAATAATTTGTTCGCCCATCTTTGTAAGTCAACCCAGCTACTGCACTTGAAATGGATTTTGCCTTTACTACAGAAATATCCTTTTTCGCTTTGTTTAAGATTATCTTTATAGTTCTGTCCTCATTAGATATCATGTAATAATTGATGAGCGGAAACCAAGTCGTTTCTTTAAAGTTAAATTCCATCTCATTACTTAGAACCTCTTTCGTAAAAAGAGGTGTGCCATTCTTACTGGCCATTTGGGAAGTAATGGTCACTTCTGAAGTTGATGACTTAATGCCATGTGTACCAATAATAACACCAAGAACTACTACGACAATAACACCCACTAAAGAAATACCCTTACTTTTATTACTGTTCACACGCTCACTCCTAAGAAACTATCTAATATAGCGGGACTATAGGATCAACAACATATAACCTAATTCTCCCTAACCAGATTCACTTCCTTCATTTGGATAAAAAGAACTTAAGATAGCTCTTTTATTATCCATGCCCTCTCACTGCACCATTTGAAGAAGGTTCGCAGTTACAAGTTGATTATCATGGGCGACTGGGCTTAATACCTGCTTGGCTCAAATCCATAGCCCCTTCCATTATCTCCTTAATTTTAGTTACACATGAAGCCATAAAAAAAATCCTCCTTTGCCTCTACCTGTTTTTTGAAGAACAGATAGCCCAAAAGAGGATCTCACGCATGAAGTCCTGTGTGTCTAGTTGTGCCCATTTTAAGCACACAGGATTCACTTTTTTCTGGTTTAACAAACATAACCCCAAGGGCTAAAACCCTTGGGGTTACTAAGATGCCGAGGACCGGGATCGAACCGGTACGGTAGTCACCTACCGCAGGATTTTAAGTCCTGTTCCGACAGCACAGCGCTAAAACCCGCATTCCTACGCTATTTATCACGTTTACTGTCCGCCAGCTACCCGAGGACCTGTCCGTTCATTTATTCGTTATGCCCTGCGCAGAGTCCGAAATACTGTGCGCTTGGCTGATATCAGTTTAGCGTAATTTGCTGGCTGGCGCAACAGTATAGCGCTCATCTTACATAAACGAAAAAAAGCGCAGTCCTCAACGGAACCTTATCCGCTAAGACTGCGCTACAATCTAGGAATACGTAATCGTGTGGTTCATCACAACATAAAAAGCCTCGTCACAAGGACGAGACTTTCATGGCTAAGAGTAGGTTGAGGGAGAGTGCCACTTCTCCATCTCTTTAAAGACCATAAAGGCGTGTCGGCTGGCTGTTCCGACCTCAGCAACCTCACTCTTAACTTATCGTATCCATATTATAATCCATTTATGAGTCTTCGTCAACCCTTTTTACGGACCCTGATGCAATATAGGTATCAAAAGTTTCTTGCGAGATTGGGTATGAAGACCGGAAAGCCCAGTTTTTATTGTTACTTATTCGTACCGCTACTAGCATTAATTCATCAATTCTCTTTATGTACTGTATACTATCCCCCTTAGGGTGAAGGCCTACATAGTCAGGCTTTTCAATTATTTGGGGAATCAATTTTATGTGTTTTTCAAAGGCCTCATCTGAGGAAAAATCGGCTCGATGTTTATCCAGATACTTAATTCGGTCCTTCCATAAGACAATCTCCTTCTCTCCATAGCTCAAACTAAGCATCGAGAGAACCTCTTCTGTCACTCTTCCAATTATGACTCTATCGCTCGTCATATTCAAGTCTAGCTGTTCCACCTTACCAAATCCCCCTTTGTCTTAATCTTCGACAAAAGGAGCGGTAATTCCTTCCAATGCGCCAATCTCTCGAAAATAAATCCGCAGACCTACGGTATCCATACCGCAAGCCTGCGTACCTTAACGTTTATTCCTCCGCTCCGTCCTCGTTATTCTCTGCGCCTGCACCGTCCGCAAACCCCTTCGCCAGCATATACGCCACGCACGCGCCTACTGCGCTGATTACGCCGGTTACGTGTCGGACTCTTCCGCGCCAATCGGACCGCAATTAACCCCCGGAGATAATTTCGCTACGCGGATTTTACGGGGGCCTGACGTAGCCTTTTTGTCCGGGGGCCTTGGGGTAACTTCATCGCGGTGGAGCGTTAAATAATCGTAATGTATACGTTATACATTCGTTGCCGCACAGGACTCGGAATCCTGCGCGTATGTGTATCGTGTGAAAACGTAGGCGTGACTCGGCTTTGCGCCCTCCGCTGCATAAACGCACGATATTCATTGCATATACATTTCCAGCGCATAATCCAGCGATCCTTACAGCCGCGCGGATTAACGTTAATCTCCGCTGGTAAATTATACATGCGTAATGATTACGCTTATACAGCGAATATGCAGCGCCGGAAAGCGGTCGACCCCCGAGTTTTCAGGCGTGCGCCCGCCGGGAGCCGCGTGCAGGTGAAACGCGCTTTTAGTCCGAAATAGTCGGACCCTTACGCGCTGTCGCTACCGTTAATCATCGCATCCAATTCGCTAATCTCTGCGCGAATCTCGTCGTCTGATTTACGTCTGTCCTCGACGGTCTGACGCGTATCCTCGACGATTGTTCTATCCGTTAGCAGTCCGTATCTGCGCATATACAGGTCGAGCGCCTTAACGGAAGGGACTCCGTTTGCTCCGCCTCTAATCGCCTTCATTAACTGAACGTTTACCTCTGAGCGCATTGCGCTAAGCTGCAGGTCCGTAAGGTAGTTAACGTATGCACCAAATACCTCCTGCGCCTTCCACTCAAAGTACGTA is a genomic window of Paenibacillus durus ATCC 35681 containing:
- a CDS encoding FDLD family class I lanthipeptide encodes the protein MADKNIFELDIQVLKSSSKVEPRTDTVYCTQGCPTATLCNSCYLCW
- a CDS encoding gallidermin/nisin family lantibiotic codes for the protein MADKKIFELDVQVLKSASKVEPQVTSAFACTPGCNPTATLCTSCAFNCTYKSPC
- a CDS encoding DUF6809 family protein, which codes for MRSLLEELYHGNLCPDEKVISNDPNYRQISRKTSEAIEAWKKRYSEEEFEELEALLDLYAQTHGMELASSFTYGFRLGAGMMVEILTGKD
- a CDS encoding SIR2 family protein, coding for MSLETLINTVKHESFHTDDEIKECINELVNEYGTNLFNDDDITQIVSPLRVLICEKLHNEGLLDINFKYFCHDNDEDEETDNLSTRCRYCNVILHEGLENHEVNRVYHFTRKSYEEILQYLASKDEEKYLMQELIKNFESLAKEIDEVIPFLGAGVSTPLKLPNWEGLLKRFEEHLPQNFQREAYKDFINKGNFFGGLEYLIDNSYYITNEDRLKDEIINIMSHADVKIDDEEHNFDDIIDLKSDYYVTTNYDLAMEHFMTKVSCYNTPVCMDEIGNLRNMSTTGNSIIHLHGHINRKPSMIVTKKDYDKLYSKRGTLVQLAAILGSRPLLFIGFSFKDKFFVDMYNKLVKILDTVHYIVLFNPEYEEIRNLNNKNIKVLGLKVSDGNYVKAIKVLFNFVKKNKTL
- a CDS encoding DUF4238 domain-containing protein; this translates as MTNVRKNHHYVSQSYLKAWGNNHNRVWNYRILVSHNSVPIWSQSSIKSIANHQHLFTRSIVGRDSDEFEIWMDQEIETPAQIALSKVRSNEPLNTHDWECLLRFVALHDIRSPANYINSMNRWNSEMPTVIEEVLQSSVNRLEADENIGSIPTHKNYTDFGIIPMRVSKEIDNNSERGYLKAEVLLGRGLWLFSIRHTLSSTYKVLNKHTWSILLAPEGVEWLTSDNPVVKLNYYNAGSYDFKGGWGNEGTEIIFPLSPSLLLYAKVGERVTLNNISKELSTMLNRFIAENAHRYIFATNPTKETSEIRPRIVNSEDYENEKREWENWHTGQKNLEMEFQELKDARKCDQD
- a CDS encoding PBECR2 nuclease fold domain-containing protein, yielding MEQLDLNMTSDRVIIGRVTEEVLSMLSLSYGEKEIVLWKDRIKYLDKHRADFSSDEAFEKHIKLIPQIIEKPDYVGLHPKGDSIQYIKRIDELMLVAVRISNNKNWAFRSSYPISQETFDTYIASGSVKRVDEDS
- a CDS encoding phBC6A51 family helix-turn-helix protein codes for the protein MSNARQRKVLEAQLTPQQRKAAQLTVNNEWAELLNEDGKKKTAQELADEIGIARSTYFEWKAQEVFGAYVNYLTDLQLSAMRSEVNVQLMKAIRGGANGVPSVKALDLYMRRYGLLTDRTIVEDTRQTVEDRRKSDDEIRAEISELDAMINGSDSA